ATTACATAGTTTTGAAAGGGCAGGGAAATGCAGGAAGTGACGGTGGTCCCGCCGGTGATTTAATTGTCGTAATAGAAGAGACTGAAGACCCCGTATTAAAAAGAGACAACAATAATTTGATAATACGGGTACCAATATCTTTTCCGGTAGCTACTCTTGGTGGAAGCATTGAAGTCCCAATCATAGATGGCAAGGTTTTGTTGACTATCCCCAGAGGAACACCTACGGGAAAAGTTTTCAGACTGCACGGCAAAGGAATGCCGGTCTTAAATGGTTATGGAAGAGGCGATGAACTGGTAGAAGTCTATATAGATACCCCGAAAAGCCTATCAAGAGAAGCAGAACAAAAGATTAAAGAGTTAAATAATTTGATTTAAGCCGGGCTATAAAAAAATAATTACCCTTGCCCCTTACACAATAATCCATAAAACCTTTCAATAAAGGTTTCTTCACAAAACAGATTGTAAAAAATTTGATTTAAGCTCTTTTTTCTGTAATTCGATATATTTCTATCATCTCTTTTTATTTAAATTGAATTTTTGGCATTTTTTTAATTTTCATCCTCAAAAAGCTTGATTAATGAGCAATTCAAAAACCACTTTTTTTTAACAAATATTTGCTTTTTCCTATATATAGTGGTTTTGGGGTATTATGTCAATATATTGTAAATATAGTAACCAATGGTAATTATTGTAACGAATAAAAAACAAAAAGGTTGAACACCAGAGATTTGCCACGAAAGCACGAAAACACTAAAAATAAGAAATATAAACTATAGAATACACAGAGAAAAGTTTTCACTATAAATCTTTGTATCAAAAAGATTGACAGGGGTTAACTTAAAATTTTCAATTTTTTACTTGCCAAAAAAGAAAAATATGTTCATATAATTACAATTAAGAATAAAGTATATTAAAGACAAAATAGAAAAAGGAGGTAGGATGAAAAGATTTGTTTTGATAGGATACATGATGATTATGGCATCATCGTGTTTTGCATACCCAACTGCAGGACAAACAGCTCCAGCATTCACACTTCCAGACACTAACAGTGTTAGCCATTCGCTTTCCGAGTTTTATGGTAAAACAGTTTGGCTTAATTTCTGGCGTTCCACATGAGGAACATGCACAACAGAACTGCCAAGGTTGGCAGTTATACAAGACCAATACGGAACATCCAAGTTAAGGGTACTTGCAATTAATATAGCAGAAAATATGGACATAGCAAAACAGTATGCAAGAGGCAACAGTGCTCTTTTTCTGGAGGATGCCTCAAGTTCTGTATTTGATCAATATAATATATGTGGGACTCTCCCTGTAAATTATGTTGTTAAACCAAACGGGAAGGTATATCACGGGTTATACGGATATTGTGAATCACAAATCAAAGACTGGATAGATTCATGCGTAATTGCAGTAGAAGAAAATAATGCAGTTTCAACAATACAAAACCCTACATTAGTATTATCTCCTAATCCATTTAAGGTTGTTATGATGATTAGTGTTAAAGGAGTGAAAACTGTCGGAGACTTACAGATTCAAGACTTAACCGGAAGAGTAGTAAGGTCTTTTTCTTTAGCTCCTAATGCTACTATAAAATGGGACAGGAAAGATAACAACGGCAGAGAAGTTCCTGTAGGAATGTATTTTTGCAGATTTAATAATGGTACTGTGAATTTAACGGGAAAAGTAGTAATGTTTAAGTAACTGATATTTATTTCAAACAAAGGAAGGGCGATGGAAACATCGCCCTTTTCTTTTATAGAATATTAGCAAAATAGAGATTCTCCCCTACCTTGTCAGGATATGTTCTTTTGTATCGTATTCTATGATTTCGATGATGATGGAGATGCCATGTTCGCCGTCTATCGTATCTTTAGTTTCGCCGGGCAGGAAGGTTTCCATTCTTCTGCAAAGTGAAGGACTATATTCGGGTTTCTTTGTCACGGGCGAAATTCTCTTGTAGTAATTGTAAATATAAAACCGCAAATGTTCTCTTCGCATCCACCTGCTTAAATTGGCACAAATAGACATTCCTGAGTTTGGCAAGATTATTGGTTTGTGTCTGGACTTATCCGGCGGCGGTTCCGGCGGGATTTTAGTCCATCTTATTTTTCTTTTTTTAGGGCCTTCTGATTTATCATCCGGCTGATTTCTCGGCATCTTTTTTTCTTCAAGTGGTCTTATATTCTTCAACTCCCATTGGAATCTCAACGGTTCTATAACGGAATTTTTCGGAAGCCTTCTTAAATGTTCCGTTGTAAGTCCGGAAGCTTTGAGTTTTTGTTCTATTTCCTGATTCAGCCATTCCGGTGATATATGAAGGAAGTCTTCAGTTATCCTGTCAAATATTCCGATACCCATTTGGTTGATTGTTATTGGTATACGTCCGACAGTTCGCGGAATGGATATGTGTATCTCTTTTTTTTCAACATCGTATCTATTAGCGCATATACATTTAGGAAGGCTTACAGGACCGGCGGATATTTGAAGTTTTTTCCAGTTAAGAGAAGTTCCGACATTTATATTATTTACGCTTGCAAAGTAGCGGCATCCGTCCCAGGGGAACTTGTTTCTATTTTTGACAAGAGGGTCCCAGATAGGGTAAATTATATCACGCAGATGGTTGGAAAGTATTTTACCAATTACCCTCATTCGCTCCTGTCTACATTTCACTCCTTTTGTTGGAATTCCGCTAAAAGACATCAGGCTTGTGGCAAAAATTCCTGATTTGACTTTTCCGTTTTTATCAACGTATCTGCGTCTTGACAGCAAGACTCCTTTTGCTCCTTCTTTTGGCGTAAAGCCCATTGCTTTTTGTGCCTTATCCCCGGTCATACCTATCTTTCCCCAAACAGTTCCAAAGGCAGAGAGGGTACCATCAATAGAACCTTTTGCGGTAATCAACCTGCCGGGGGTACGGGCATGAATTCCCATTGCACTCAGTTTCTTTTGGGTTTTTTCATCCAGTCTTGCCCAGCCGGTTTTTATTGCTTTGTAGTCAGGAATGTTAGGTTTCTTTTTATTTTTCATAGTTTTTCAAATTATTAGATGCAGGAATAGAGAAAAGGATTCTAAAAAAAATAGAAAAATACTTCACCGCAGAAAACAAAAAATCAACCACCCTGCTCACCGCTACGGCGGGATCTACGACCACCGCCTAAGCGGGGTCTTTGACTTTCGCCGTGTCTCCAATAGGCAGACGGGAATAACAAACAACAGTAATGGCTTCAACCTACCCAACTTGCAAAGGAAAAGGGTGAATGTCCATTCGCCCCTACAACAAAGAGATTCTCAGAATGCCCAGCATAGCTGGAAAGGGCTTCCTATAACTTATTGTAACGAAAAACAAACAATAGAAAATAGCGAAAAAATAAAGAAGTAGAAAAAAAGCACAAATTGAATTTGTGCCTACAAACTAATTATTCAGAGACGGAAAAACAGAAAGGAGGGCAACAAAGTGTGGGAGAAAAAGAAAGAGCAAGCTACTATTTAAAAGTTGACATTTACTCAAAAAGTAGTAATTTTTCCACCTAAATGCAGACTGGACTAATAGAAAAACTAAAAGAAGCGGAAAAACGACTGAACGAAATCCACGAGTACCTTTCCTCTCCCGATGCCATAAAAGACAGAAACAAATTCGTTTCTCTTTCCCAGGAAGCTAACGGTCTTACCGAAGCCGTCAGGATTTGGGAAAGGTATCAAGTTGTAGAAACAAAGATTTCCGAAGACAATAAGGTTTTATCTTCTAATGATGATGAATTGAAAGCCCTCGCTAAAGAAGAAATTGCCGAACTTGAAACGGAAAAAGCGGGCATTCTGAAAGAAATAATTGACTTTTTTACCCCTAATGACCCGAACGATTCCCGCAACGCAATAATGGAAATAAGACAGGGCGCCGGCGGCGACGAAGCTTCTATTTTTGCAGGAGATTTGTTCAGAATGTATCTTAAATACGCTGAAAGCAAACGATGGCAGGTTGACATTATGTCAAACCACTCAACTGAAATCGGCGGCATTAAAGAAGTTATATTTAATGTAAAAGGTAAAAACGTATATAAATTTTTGAAATATGAAAGCGGAACACACAGGGTGCAAAGAGTCCCGAAAACTGAATCCAGCGGGAGAATACATACTTCTACCGTTACCGTAGCCGTTTTACCTGAAGCCTCCGAAATAGATGCAAAAATTAATCCCGAAGACATACGAATTGAGACTTATAGAGCCGGCGGACACGGCGGGCAGAACGTAAATAAAGTTGAATCCGCGGTGAGACTTATATATATTCCGACTAACCTGATTGTAACTTGTCAGGATGAGCGTTCACAATTACAAAACCGCGAACGCGCAATGAAAATATTATATGCAAAAATTTATGCCGAAGCGGCGGAAAAACATCATTCCGAAATCCAGGCTACGAGAACCCAACAAATAGGGTCAGGCGACAGGTCCGAAAAGATAAGAACTTATAATTTTACACAACAAAGAGTTACCGACCACAGAATAAACCTTTCCCTGCACAAACTTGATATGATACTTAACGGAGATTTAGATGAGTTTATAACCGCACTACAAGATGAAAATAGAAGAAGTATTGAAACAGGTAACACAAACCCTAAAGAATAAAGGCTTTGAAAGTCCCCAAACAGAAGCAGAAATAATAACCGGCTATGCCCTGAAGATAGATAAAGTAACTCTTTGTCTACAACACAACAGAATCATTACCGACAATGAAGCGCAAACCATAACCAATCTTTTAGATAGACGGCTTAAACACGAGCCAATCCAATATATAACTTCCAGAGCATTCTTTTATGGACTGGAGTTTATTATAGAGCCTCCAATACTCATCCCCCGTCCCGAAACGGAAACTTTAATTGAAACTGTCTTAAAGTTGGCAAAAGACAACCCCAATCCTAAAATCGTTGAAATAGGCACAGGAAGCGGGATAATTGCGATTACGCTTTCAAAATATTTACCTTCAGCAATAGTATATGCGACAGACATAATTAAACCAACATTAGCACAAAGGAATGCAAAAGTACATAGTGTAAATAATAGGGTACATTTTATAGAGGCTGATTTATTAGGCGCAATAAATATAGAAGCAGATTTCATAGTATCAAATCCCCCTTATATACCAACATCGGTTATACCGACATTACAGGAAGAAGTAAGGACGTTTGAGTCAAAGTTAGCGTTGGACGGCGGAAAAGACGGGTTGTCTGTTATTCGGCGGATTATAAATGATGTTTCTATGTGTTTCTGTAAAAATGGCGTTCTTGTATTAGAATTTTCTCCTGAACAAAAGGACGCATTGGAACAAGAAGCAAAAAAACGATTTAAGAAGATAGAGTTTGTAAATGACTTGTCAGGCAATCCAAGAGTAGTTATTTGCAGAAATAGTTTACCCCCAACCCCAACAGAACGAATAGATAAAAACACTCCGTCAAGGTCTAGTAATCCGCCTACGGCGAACCGGAAAACAGAGTAGAGAAACGATTTCATCCACGAATTAACACGAATAAAAAACAAAACAATTGATAGTAAAAAACAACAAAATACAGAGACCATAAGGAAGATATAGGACACAGAGAATACATACTCCACAATTAGTTATTTACCTTAAAAAAAAGTTGACATTAGCATTAAAATACTATAGGTATTCAACCTGAAATGGATAAGAAAATGCGATTAAAAAATATAATAGCAATTTTTGTCGCGGTTGCTTGTTTTTCAAGTATTTTAAGGGCTCAACCTGAGGAAACGGAAGATATTATTTATCTTAAAAATGGTTCAATTATACATGGCATGATAATTGAGCAAATTTTAAATGTATCTACAGCAATTGAAACAGAAGATAAAAAAGTTTTTGTCTTCAAGACAGATGAAATCAGTGAAATTATCAGAAGACAGATCAAAACAGACAAAATAATTTCTCAAAATAAAATAGGTGATGCAATAAGGGATGCGCGTGTTCTTGCTCGTAAAGATGCCAGTGGGAAGCAATGGGGTTGGTATTTGGGGTCTTGTATTTTCCCGCCGAATATTATCCTCGCATGTTGTCTTCCTCCTTCTAATCCCCCAAAGGAAAAATTAATTTATACGTCTTCGGATTTTGTGAACAGTTATACAGAATGTTATAGAGATAGAATTAAAAAAGAACGAATTAGGGATGCTATAGATGGTGGACTTCTTGGTAGCATTGTCATTATTACGGTCTGCATAATAACATCTACCAATTAAGTACAACAAAAAAAGCAAACGCAGAGACACAGAGAAAAAAAGTTATTCCCCCCAAGCTTAACTGCTACGGGAAGGCATGATTTTTCAAGATTGGGGGAGGATTAACTCAATCTGACGGCTTGACGGTAGTTATGGAAGCTTGCGTTAGATTATCCTTTTTCACAATCAACCTTTCATTTTTACTTGACAAATTCAATGAATGTCAATAAATTACAACACTAATGCAATTTATAAAAGCTTATTCTGGGGAGAATGACTTCATTATCATTGATGCTCGTAAAGAAAAATTGCCGGAGAATTTAGGCAAACTTATCCCCCGTATTGCAAACAGACACAAAGGTATTGGCGCTGATGGCGTCATTATTATTGAAAAAAGTAAAACCACAGATTTCAAACTCAGATACTTTAACCCTGATGCGACAGAATACAGTGTTTGCGGAAATGGTTCCCTATGTGTTATGCTTTACGAAAACAAACCTAAATTAAAGTTTACTACTGGTGCAGGAGTATTTAAGGGAGGCAACAAGGACAACAAAGCTTTTATCCAGATTCCAAAGCCCAAAGATATTATATTGGATTTCTATCTAACTGTAGGAGATAAAAAAGAAGAACTAAACTTTGTAAATATCGGTGTCCCCCATACTATATGCTTTGTTGAAGATGTTGAAGATATAGACATTAATAAGTTAGCTAAACCGATAAGATTTCATACGTATTTCAGGGAATCAGGAACCAACGTAAATTTCGTTCAGATAGTAAAAAGAAATGAAATTATAGTAAGAACTTATGAAAGAGGCATAGAAGGAGAAACTGATTGCGGATCCGGGAGTTGCTCTGCTTCTATTGTAGGCTGGATGAAAAAGAAATTAGACTCTAATGTCAAGGTTACTACAAGAGGCGGTGTTTTAGAGGTAGAAATAAAGAAAATAAATGATGTTACATTATACGGAAATCCAAAAATCGTTTATAAAGGAAATTTCACAGAATCTTAGGGGGATAAATGAAGAAAGTAGATTCATCTGATATAAGAAATATCGTATTGCTGGGGCACGCAGGTTCAGGCAAGACAACTTTTGCTGAAGCGATGATGTTTAACGCAGGTGTAACTTCAAGAATCGGGAAAGTGGAGAACGGCACTTCTATGTTTGACTATACAACAGATTCTATTGACAGAAAAAGTTCTATAAACTTAAGTTTGGGATGGTTTGAATGGAAAAATAAATATTTGATAAATATAATTGATACTCCGGGATATGACGATTTTTACGGTGACGTTATTACAGGAGCAAGAGCCGCAGATATAGCTATTCTTATTGTAAATAGCTGTTCGGAACGACTAGAACTCGGAGCAATGAAGGCTAAAAAACTTGCAGACTCTCTTAATATCCCAATTGTAATATTCGTTAACCAACTTGTGAAAGAAAACGCAAACTTTGACAGAACACTAAATCTTTTAACTTCATTATTTGGGAAAAGCGTTGCTCCTATTACTGCCTACGAATCAGGAAAAGTAGTAAATACTCTTGAAACAGACAGTCTTTACAAATCAACAGCTATTGAAGCGATTGCAGAAGTAGATGATGCTCTTACTGAAAAATATTTGGGCGAACAGGCTTTTTCTCCTGAAGAGATAAATAACGGTATACAAATGGGTATCAGAAACAGAAAACTTGTTCCTCTGTATGCCGGGGATGCATATAATAATATTGGAGTTAAGGAATTGCTCGAAGCAGTTGCATTTTTACCATCGCCTCTGGAAAGACAGGAATCAAAAGAACCGGGATTAAGCGCATTAGTATTTAAGACGGTAGTTGATCCGCATTTAGGTGATTTAAGATACATAAGAGTTTTTTCGGGGAGTATTGAACCCGGCGCAACAGTATATAATTCCAATAAGAAAGCAGACGAGAAATTAAACCAACTTTATGCCGTAAAAGGCAAAGACAGGGAAGAAGTCCCGACAGGTTTAGTTGCCGGAATGATTGGAGCAATTGTAAAATTAAAAAATACCCAAACAGGAGATACTTTAGCCCAGAAAGATAAACAAATAGTTTTCCCGGCTTTTGAGTTTCCACCTTATCAAACCAAAACAGCTATTGTCCCGAAAACTAAAAAAGACGAGGAAAAAATATCCAACGGCCTTAGTAAATTACGTGATGAAGATCCTTCTTTTAATTCCACATTTGACCCGGAAACGAAACAAACCATCCTTACCGGTATGGGTGAAGTTCATATTAACGTCCTGCTTGGCAGACTAAAAAACAGATTTGGAGTGGACGTATTACAGGAAAAACCCAAAATCCATTACAGGGAAACAATATCAAGAGCAGTTGAACAACAGGGAAAATACAAACGTCAAACGGGCGGACACGGACAATACGGAGATTGCTGGGTCAAATTTGAGCCGCTCGAAAGAGGCAAGGGATTTGAATTTGTTGATGGTATCACTGAAGGCAGAATTCCAAGAAGATTCATTCCTTCCGTAGAAAAAGGATTGCGTGAAGCAATAGAAAAAGGAATTTTAGCCGGATTTCCCACTACGGACCTCAGAGCAACTCTTTATGATGGTTCTTATCATGATGTAGATTCTTCGGATATTGCTTTTAAAATTGCCGCAAACATAGCATTCAAGGAAGGACTGACTAAAGCAGGTATTACATTGATTGAACCTATAATGAGGGTAGAAATTCTTGTTCCTTCCGAATATATGGGTGATGTTATGGGAGATATTTCTTCCCGCCGTGGCAAAATAGAACAAACGGAATCCGTAGATACATATCAAAAACTTTTTGCTCTTGTTCCGGAATCCGAATTATACCAATTCTCCACGGTTCTTCGTTCCCTGTCACAAGGAGCAGGGACTTTTACTCAAACGTTCTCGCATTACGAAGAAGTGCCGAGAGAAACTCAATCGAGGGTTGTGGAAGAGTATAAAAAGGAACCAACAGAGGCAGAATAAAGAAGAACCGCCGCAAAAGGTTGTGGAAGAGTACCTACCAAGAAGATTGGCAGGCAGGTAAAAAGGAACCAACAGAGGCAGAATAAAGAAGAAACGCCGCAAAAGGTTGTGGAAGAGTACCTACCAAGAAGATTGGCAGGCAGGTAAAAAGGAACCGGCCGAGACAGAATAAGCCTTTGGAGCTATTCGTATTTCAACAAAACTGAGAGAATAGTATATTTAATTCGTAACTCAAATATGAAAATAGAGACTAAACATAGTTTAACAAACGAAGAAACTTACAAAAGGATAAATGGGCTATTTTCAGGGTTACAAAAGAGATATCCCGACAATATAAGTAATCCAGAGATAAAATGGGATGCAGGTCATACTCAAATGGATTTCACTATGGAGATTATGACGCTTACAACGAGCGGGACAGTTTATTTGAAAAAGAGTCAAGTTGCTCTGGATGTGGAAGTTCCTGCTATAGCAAGAGTGTTTAGCGGACAAATTGAAAGTATGATTCGAGAAGAATTAGAAAAGATACTTTCGTGATTTTTGAGAGAAACAATAGGGAACGAGCCCTATTCTGCCAGAGGTAGACAAGCAAACAAAACGACAAACAGGGGCGTAAGATAAAAACAGAAAATTTGGACGCAGATTAACGGAATTCTTTATTTTGTATTATTTCGTATTACCCCTGCCTTTTAACAATATTGACAAAGTTTGGAATAGGATTTTCAAATCAAATATAAAAGAGTATTTTTTGATATATTCCATATCTAAAACCAGTTTTTGAGGAAGTATATTATGAAGATAATCCTCATGTAAGTTTTCTTCTTTTAGTATGCTTTCTTCTGCAGGAAATTTTAACTGGGCTAACCCCGTTATGCCTGGTTTAACATCCAAAACTTTTAACTGTTCTTTATTGTATTTTTCGACATAAAAAGGAGATTCCGGTCTTGGCCCTACAAAACTTATCTCTCCTTTTAATACATTTAAAAGTTGTGGCAATTCATCTATTTTTGTGTTGCGTAATAACTTTCCTATTTTTGTTATACGGGGGTCATCACTGTAAGTAATCGCCGGGCCTTTTTTGCTTGCATCCGGGTTCATTGTCCTGAATTTGCAAAGTTTGAATTTTTTCCCCTTTTTGCCAACTCTGGTCCCGCCGTAGAAAATAGGCCCCTTTGAATCGGACTTTATTAAAATAGAAACGATAATAAAAATTGGGATACAAAGGACTAATCCAATTAATGAGGCTAAAATATCAAATACTCGTTTTAACATAAAGACGAAGCATTTCGTTGATTTACAGGTTTATAATCTTTCTCGTTAAAGATGGTTTATTTTCCCTGTCAAATCTTAAAAAATAGATACCTTTTTTTATTGTTTTTCCGCTAAAATCAATTTCTTGATATCCTGTTTTTAACTCGTTACTAATAATTGTTTTTACGCATCTCCCGGTTAAATCATATAATTTCAAGCTTATTTTTTCTGTTATTGGTAACATAAATTTAATGGAAAGATTTGTTCTAAAAACTGTCGGGGAAACGCTAATATAAAAATTACGGGCTTCTCCCCCATCTTCTACAGCACCACTGTTTTTATAAAGTTTTACATCCAGGGTAACGACTTCCCCATTTTCAACAAGGTCTTTTGTAGAAAACACAACATACCATTTTTTATCAGAACATATAAAACTTACATTTCCTGAATCCACATTATGTCCAATTTCAAAAGCTTCTAAAGCTGTTCCATTTTCATAAGCATTAAAATTTCCAGAATCACAAATAAAAAACTCAATATTTTTGGCCACATCTATATAATATCCATATTTTTGGAAAGGTGTATACGAACCTAAATTCACCGGGAACATAGCGAATCCATGAACTATTTCCTGGTTAACTTTAAAATTCGCCTCAATTTTGTAAAGCTGCACCGTATCAGATAAAGTATCCTGAGATATTGTCATAGAAGGCTGGTGCCCCGGAAGATTACAAGACCAGTTATAATGCTCTCCCGCAACAGCATAAGATATGATTTTAGTTGTCTTATTTGGAGCCGGATAAATCCCTCTTAATATGCCATTTACGTTTACATAAAAATTCACCGTATCCGCGAGCAAGAATTCGGCTTTCCCTTCTGAATCCGTGTATCTCCTATCGGATTCAGCAATTTCTTTTGAGACGTCATAATCATAATATTCACTATATATCGATACTTTTGCTCCATCCACAGGTAATCCCGAGATATCATTTACGATAACGCTTAAAGTGCAGTATGGTGTATATCTTGGAGTAACATCCCAGATATACCCATCGCCTCTCCAGTTAAATACGGATCTAAACTCCCAGGTCGGGTTGTTTAATTCGTAATGTACTGTAGAGTTAAGGAAACCGCCGCCCGGTTCCCATCCTCTCCATTCAGTATCCCACCATTCGTTCCATGTATGGTCTCTTGTAACGTCATAAGGAGCGTTTGTCGGAATTAATGCCGCTCTCGCTGCAGCTTCGGTTAAAACAGAATGCTCTCCACACCTCCCCCTATGCAGATGATAGATTCTTACAGGCTGGCCTGAACGTTCGCCATTCCACATATCTCCCGGGAAAAAATTAAAAACCATAACGTCTCTAATCCATTGTGAAACTTTACCAATAGCGCCGTTATTCGGAATGGTATCTATTATATTATTATAAAGAATTTTTTCACCTGCAAGTTGGTCTCGCAATATAGGAGAAACATATCCTGCATATATGGTATCGGTATCATATCCACCCCAGACGGTTTTTTCGGCAGTATCGGAGTAATTAAATAAATAGTCTCTCCAAAAATAAGCAGGAACACCGCTTCCATTTTTGGGGTCTACATAAGAAGGAGCTTCCATTTGGAGAAGGGGATGAACGATATCCCAGTAATACCTTTCTTTTGGAATCTCTATTTCCGTAGTATCGTTATTATGGTCTGCTATTCTATATTTTGCCGTAGTATAATCCGAATATTCCACAAGTCTGACATAGTCAAGCATACTATCATTTTTATAAATAAGTTTAATGTTATCTATAAATATTTTAGGATCACTTTGGTAATGCTTTAATACTACGGGATCTATTCTTGCAACCTCAAATGCAAGTTCATCCGTATAAGGATAAGGAGTGGAAAGGATAAGCGATGCATAAGCAGCTTGACAAGCAGCTTCCATACGGGCAAAATTATCCCACAGCGGTATTCTAATCCATTCGGGAGACGCTTCAACTGCCTGAGTTGCAAGAGTATTAAGAGTGTCGGACAACACAGGATAAAGTTTTTCGCTGTCAATTTGTACATAATAGCGCCCTTTTGCCTGAATTCTGCCATAAAAAGAGCAACTATCTATAAGAGCCCACTTTATTACTGATTTATCTTTTCTTGAAATTATTGTATTCCCCTTAGGGGCAGAAAAATTACCTATCTTTACTTTATTGGTCTCATCTCCTGCTATTTCCATTTTTTCAGGGGATTTATACCCCCAGTATTGTCTTGGTTGTATATCAGAAGTCGTTGTAATTATAAGCAATAATAGTAATACCATATACTGTGATTATGTACGCATATTAAGCTCTCTGTCAAGTAAAAATCCCTTGATGTCAAAAAGCTTGACTTCTTTTAAAATATCTGTTTAATTTACTCTTATGTTACCCGATAAAATAATCATTAAGGGCGCAAGAGTTCATAACCTGAAAAACATAAGTCTGGAAATTCCCAAAAATAAACTCGTAATCATTACGGGACTTTCTGGATCAGGCAAATCATCACTTGCTTTTGATACAATATACGCTGAAGGACAACGCAGATACGTAGAATCCCTTTCTTCTTATGCAAGACAGTTTCTCGGGATAATGAAGAAACCCGACGTTGACTACATAGAAGGGTTATCTCCCGCGATTTCAATAGACCAGCGCGCATTATCCAAAAATCCACGTTCAACTGTCGCCACCGTCACTGAAATTTACGATTATCTGAGAGTTCTTTTTGCAAGGATCGGAATCCCTTTTTGTCATAAATGTGGAAGACAGGTTACTTCACAGACAGTCGACCAGATTGTTAACCGTATTCTTGAATTCCCTAAAGACACTCAAATTAAGATTCTTGCACCGGTAATAAGAGGTAAAAAAGGTGAATACCACGAGTTGTTTACT
Above is a window of bacterium DNA encoding:
- a CDS encoding T9SS type A sorting domain-containing protein, whose amino-acid sequence is MVLLLLLIITTTSDIQPRQYWGYKSPEKMEIAGDETNKVKIGNFSAPKGNTIISRKDKSVIKWALIDSCSFYGRIQAKGRYYVQIDSEKLYPVLSDTLNTLATQAVEASPEWIRIPLWDNFARMEAACQAAYASLILSTPYPYTDELAFEVARIDPVVLKHYQSDPKIFIDNIKLIYKNDSMLDYVRLVEYSDYTTAKYRIADHNNDTTEIEIPKERYYWDIVHPLLQMEAPSYVDPKNGSGVPAYFWRDYLFNYSDTAEKTVWGGYDTDTIYAGYVSPILRDQLAGEKILYNNIIDTIPNNGAIGKVSQWIRDVMVFNFFPGDMWNGERSGQPVRIYHLHRGRCGEHSVLTEAAARAALIPTNAPYDVTRDHTWNEWWDTEWRGWEPGGGFLNSTVHYELNNPTWEFRSVFNWRGDGYIWDVTPRYTPYCTLSVIVNDISGLPVDGAKVSIYSEYYDYDVSKEIAESDRRYTDSEGKAEFLLADTVNFYVNVNGILRGIYPAPNKTTKIISYAVAGEHYNWSCNLPGHQPSMTISQDTLSDTVQLYKIEANFKVNQEIVHGFAMFPVNLGSYTPFQKYGYYIDVAKNIEFFICDSGNFNAYENGTALEAFEIGHNVDSGNVSFICSDKKWYVVFSTKDLVENGEVVTLDVKLYKNSGAVEDGGEARNFYISVSPTVFRTNLSIKFMLPITEKISLKLYDLTGRCVKTIISNELKTGYQEIDFSGKTIKKGIYFLRFDRENKPSLTRKIINL